The Psychrobacillus sp. FSL K6-2836 nucleotide sequence ATATAATGATATAGCGAACCTCTCCATCCAGTAAGTTCCATGTGAATCACCTCTTTAAATACGTATTTTCATTGAAAATTCAGTCACTTTAGGTTACATTTTCTTTATTTTAGATAGATGAGTCTATTTCATAAAGAAGTAATTAGTAATAAAATTCGAACAAAGTTAATTTCTGCTCCAGGCGGATGCTTTCCGCGGGCACGGAGGCGTTACCACACGATGTGGCGCTCTTAGCCTGTGTTCCTTGAAAGCTTTCCTGCAAGGCTTTCAGCTCGTGCACCTGTCGCTACGCTATCGGTGCAGAAAACATTTGCTATTCCCACTGGAGTCGCCGCCTTGCGCTCCAATCAACGAAGTCCACTTTAAATAAACGGATAATTGAGTATAATATCACATTAATATTCATGTATTAACTTAAAATAAGTAATTATGAAATTGACTCAGATAACATAATTTCATATTTTCCAGGCTTTAAGTGTAGTTCAAGCATTCCCTCGTCAGTTTGATAGGTTATCAAATGTTCCTTATTATTAACTAATAAATCCATAGGCTGCGGAGTTTTAAACCAAACCTGAGTAGTTTTTAAAAGCTCAATGTGAATTTTCGCACCTCTACTATAAATGTGAGCTGAAATATTCATGTCTTCAGAAGATCGAAAAATCGTTTCCTCTTTTATCTTCAGACAGTTACCATTCACAACAGACAACTTACTTAGCTTGTTGCCGTTGTTCTGAATTGAAATCCATCCCTGTTCTCCTAGAAAACCAATTTCACCATTAGAGTTTTTTTGCCACACAGACTTCCTTTCCTCGTTTACAAGGATATGGTCTGTAATGCCTTGACGGCTAACCTCCATATGAAAAAGCGATCCATTTCTAATTAGTGAATTAGCACAATCATTTTTGGAAGCTTCAGGAACAAGCATTGTTATCATATATTGCAGTTGTTGCTCTTCATCATGAGGCACTATCTGTAGATAAGCCCCATACTCTTCTGCTCCCTTATGCTGTTCAACACTTTTCTTTGTATCTTTTGGATAACAATTGTAAAGGGAAACCGAAGCTTTGTCTCCAGCGAATCGGATATGCGTTTCTTCTGTCTTCTCCCCTGGCAGCATGTTTTTATCCCCTATATATATTTGTGCTGTCGTATGGAAAAGAAAGCTGATAACACTACCCGGATCCTCTTTAACTACCTTATCTATAATTAGATAGTAGCTATTATCGATATGTACTATTTTTCGTTCCCACTGTGAAATACTTTTGTCATAAGCACCAGCTGCTTCACCACAAACAAAAGAATAAGAATCAGACGTATACGAGTCTACAAATTTACTTTTCCCTAACTTGGATTGTCCCTTCCCATTAACAAGCATACTATTATGTCCAATTGTCCCAATCGTAAAATCTCTCCTTGGACCTTTTACATAATCTTGGTACCCTGGATTGGTTATTAGCCACTCTCCAGCAACATGTAATATAAAATTGTTTTGATCGAAATGATTATGATTCTTTGCTGATCCGCTTGAATTGAAGGCTATTAGGTGATCATGATCCTTCCAGCCACTTCTAAGAGAAGCCCAGCCTATCGTAGAAAATATATGGGAGCATCTATTTTCATAGTATATTTCCGGCTCTAAGGGCTTAGGTAGATTATTCGTGTGAAGTAATGCTTCCAAATGACTTTCCGAGAATTTATGCACATACCAGCTTGCAACACGATTTTGGTTTTTAGATGCAAGTATTGCCATAAGATAGGAAATATCCAAACTATAAAATGAATCTGAAAAGTTTACAAAGCTCACCTTTCCACCTGTCCCTAAGGAGTACATGAAAAGATCAGGTAGAAAACGAAAGTATGGATGCTGGAGAAATTCGTCATCTCCTGTCGAACGATGGTACGTATCCGCTGCCATTAAAATATGTCTCGCAGCGACATTTAAATACAATAGCCCCTCAATATCCGGATCCTTCATCCTACTATCTAAATAATTGCTTATATAAGTACAGGAATTGAAGATGAATGGTTCCACCTCATCCTTACAATCACTATCTAAA carries:
- a CDS encoding heparinase II/III domain-containing protein produces the protein MKFAQKLKQLKPNPRILYNDEELKEMKARLANNKFEIGIDFNDGWDKTLELAESYADEKEFTVVYPSYSVQLNIPLPLKQLEPVGDPPGYIEYPFWTMYSRAVEERIKILAFAYGITEEKRFAEKVKEYLIGLSSFTRWFEFPLRGAEGNLSNAHFTLGAAIGYDAIMHLLSSSEKNTIKNAILTKGLQPFRIDFNNHDSHNIIASKQVAMLIGSLAILDSDCKDEVEPFIFNSCTYISNYLDSRMKDPDIEGLLYLNVAARHILMAADTYHRSTGDDEFLQHPYFRFLPDLFMYSLGTGGKVSFVNFSDSFYSLDISYLMAILASKNQNRVASWYVHKFSESHLEALLHTNNLPKPLEPEIYYENRCSHIFSTIGWASLRSGWKDHDHLIAFNSSGSAKNHNHFDQNNFILHVAGEWLITNPGYQDYVKGPRRDFTIGTIGHNSMLVNGKGQSKLGKSKFVDSYTSDSYSFVCGEAAGAYDKSISQWERKIVHIDNSYYLIIDKVVKEDPGSVISFLFHTTAQIYIGDKNMLPGEKTEETHIRFAGDKASVSLYNCYPKDTKKSVEQHKGAEEYGAYLQIVPHDEEQQLQYMITMLVPEASKNDCANSLIRNGSLFHMEVSRQGITDHILVNEERKSVWQKNSNGEIGFLGEQGWISIQNNGNKLSKLSVVNGNCLKIKEETIFRSSEDMNISAHIYSRGAKIHIELLKTTQVWFKTPQPMDLLVNNKEHLITYQTDEGMLELHLKPGKYEIMLSESIS